Part of the Methylomonas rapida genome is shown below.
GGGCCTGCAAGAATTACGACGGGGATGTGCAATCGGACACGGTGGCGCAAGGTTTCGGCTCGTTGGGGCTGATGACGTCGGTATTGGTGACGCCGGACGGCAAGATCCTGGAGGCCGAAGCCGCTCACGGCACCGTTACGCGGCATTATCGCCAGCATCAGCAAGGTCAGCCGACCTCGACCAATCCGATTGCGTCCATCTTTGCCTGGACCCGCGGTTTGGCTTTTCGCGGCAAGCTGGATGGCAACGGCGAATTGATCCGATTTTGCCAGACGCTGGAGCAAGTTTGCGTCGAAACCGTCGAAGCAGGCCTGATGACCAAGGATCTAGCCTTGTGCATCCATGGTGAGCAGTTGCAAGCCTCGGATTATTTGACCACCGAGGCATTTCTGGACGTTTTGCGGGCCAATTTAGAGAAAAGCCTGGCTTGAGGCATTGCAAGCGCGGACTGGGGACAGGGCGTGCTCAATCAGGGTACAGGGCTTTGATATCGTCGGGTTTGGCGTAATCGACGCCGACACTGATGACGAAGCTGGAGACTTGCTCGATGTCCATATTGGAGCTGATTACCTTGGATTTATGCACCATCACGGTAAAGCCCGAGGTCGGATTGGGCGAGGTCGGCACATACAAAATATAACAGTCGCCGATGCGGTTGGTTACATAGGCCGGTACCCACATGCCGTCCTTGGGGTACTCGACGTAAACCGTTTCTCGTACTTGCGATTCTTCCGTGGTCAGAAACAGGTTCAACAATTTGCGGGTGACCCGGTAAAGACTGCCGATCAAGGGTATGCGCAGGATGAAGGATTCCAGGTAATACAGCAGATGGGCCCTGTCATGCTTCAACAACTTGCCGAAGTAGGCTAACAAGCCGATGGCGACGGCAAACAACGCAACCGTTACCAGGGGATTTTCATATCGACCATGCACCAGCAGTACAAAGTCGCGCAGAAAACGCTCTATGTACACCACGATTTGAAAAACCAAGGCAATCGGCAGAAAACCGATGACGCCGATCAGTACATAGTCGATGACTGTTTTCAGGTTGTCTTTCATGATCGATTCCTCTAATAGTTTCGGCAGATTTGAATTACCTGAAGCTGCGCAATCGCCTTGCAATTTATACTTATCGCTGTAGGCTAGAGCTTGTTAATCCTAAACCAATCCACATCGTGATTTCAAAAAAAACTTTGATCATAGCGGTTTCACTGGTTTTCGCCGTTGCGCTCGTCATTTACAGTCGTAGGCCCCGGCTGGTTGAAGTGGAAATCCATACTCTTGCCGACGGTGAAGTGCAAGCGACGGTGGCCAACACGCGGGTCGGTACGGTCAAGGCCTGCCGCCGTGCTTATTTGGCGCCAGCCACCGGTGGCCAGGTTGCCGCGCTGCATGTGCGGGAGAGTGACAAGGTCAAACAAGGGCAATTGCTGCTGGAAGTATGGAATCAGGATTTGAAAGCCCAAGTCGAATTGCAAAAGGCGCAAATCGAAGCCAGTCGCGCCAGCGCGGAACAAGCCTGTTATTTGGCGGGCGGCGCGGAGCGCGAAGCCGAGCGATTGTCGCGCTTGCAACAAAACAAGCAGATCGTTTCGGTAGAGCAGGTCGATAAATCCGTGACCGGCAGTAAATCGCAACGGGCCGCGTGTCGCGCCGCGCGGTTGGCAACAGAAGTTGCTGGAGCACAATTGGCGGTTGCCGAAGCCGCGGTGCGCAGAACCATGGTGCTGGCGCCATTCGATGGCACGGTGGCTGAGGTCAATGCGGAACTGGGTGAATTCGTCACGCCGTCGCCGCCCGGCATTCCGACCTTGCCGCCCATCGATCTACTGGATGTCAGCTGTCTGACGGTGTCGGCGCCGATAGACGAAGTCGATGCCGCCGCAATCAGAACCGGCATGAAGGCGTGCGTGTCGCTGGATGCTTTTGCCGACAAACGCTGTTCCGGCGTCGTGACCCGCATCGCGCCCTATGTGCTGGAAAAGGAAAAACAGGCGCGCACGGTGGAAGTGGAGGTTACTCTGAAAGATCCCAAGGATTTGGCGGAATTGCTGCCGGGTTATAGTGCCGATATCGAAGTGTTGCTGGCGCAAAAAGACCGGGCCTTGCGCCTGCCGGCCGAGGCGATTTTGGAAAATAACCGGGTGTTGCTGATCGACGACAATAATGTGCTGCATGAAAAAACTTTCCAGCCGGGTTTGGCTAATTGGAATTTCACCGAAGTGCTGGCTGGTCTCAAGGCTGGCGATAGGGTGGTGTTGTCGGTGGGCAAGGAAGGCGTGGTGGATGGCGCGCAGGTCAGCATCAAGCCATGATAGAGCTCAATGGTATTCGTCGTTATTTCCAGGTTGGCGAGCAAACGGTACATGCGCTGAATGGTGTCGATTTGTTGGTCGAGCGCGGTGAATATGTCTCGGTGATGGGGCCGTCGGGTTCCGGAAAGTCGACGCTATTGAATATCATTGCCTTGCTGGATCAACCTTCGTCCGGCCGCTATATTCTGAACGGCAATGATGTTACACGGCAGAGCGATGATGAACTGGCACGGGTTCGACGGGACAACATCGGTTTTGTGTTTCAGTTTTTTCATTTGATTCCCCGCCTGACCGCCGCCGAAAACATCGAAATGCCGATGATTTTGGCCGGTATCGATAGTCGCCAGCGCAAACAAAAGGTGAGGGAGGCTTTGCTATCGGTGAATCTGCTGGACAGGTCCGAACACAGGCCGAATCAGTTGTCCGGCGGCCAGCTGCAACGCATCGCGATTGCCCGGGCCATGATCATGCGGCCGGCGATACTGCTGGCCGACGAGCCGACCGGCAATCTGGATAGCAAAGCCGGCTTGGAAATCATCGAGTTATTGGAGCAGTTGAATCAACAGGGCGTGACCTTGATGATCATCACCCATGACAAAGCTATCGGCGAGCGCGCCAAGCGGCGCATCAGGATCGTGGATGGGGCAATTGTAGTTTGATGTCGACGGGGCCGACGATGGTCAAAAGTGGCCTGGGTCTATTCAGACGCTGGGCATGAATCATTTGAGCCTCCAGCTGCATTTCTGCGCATAAGGCACAGGCGGCGCCTTGTAAAAGCGCGGATTCTTCCGCTGAAATTTCGCTGCCGCAGCGTGGGCAATAGACTGTTTTGCGCACTTTTTTCATGGGGACCTCGGGGGCATGAACATGGCATCAGGGTAAGCACTAAGGCCAATGATTTCTGCTGGGTCGTTGGCATTTCCGCCGTTGCACGGCTTTGACAATGTGAAACAGTCCGGAGTTTTAATTTTCCGGCAAAAACAACTTGCCGAAAAGCGATTCCCGACAATATCAGGACATGCTCTTCTGGAGAAATACAGGGAAGTGATTTTTGATGATAATCCCAAAGCTGCCAGCTGTTTGCTGGCAGCTCCGGAGATTGGCTAAAGCAGGCGCGAGGTCAGGTTTTGCTACTGCTTGATGTTTTTGTAGCTTTCCTCGCTTTCGCGCATGATTTTCTGGCCTTCCTCGATCAGGCCGCGGCCTTCGTCGATTTTGGCCTGTCCTTCGCGCTGCAAGGCTTGTCCGCGCTCGACCAGTTGTTTGCCTTCCTGCCAGCGGGTGCCCAGCTGCGCGATGCCTTGGCTGTCACGCAGCATTTGGTCGCCAGACAGGATTTTTTCTTGCGGCGGTGGCGTGGGGTCGCTGGCGCAACCTGTCAGCAGCAATGCTGGCAGGGCGCAGGTCAGTACGAGTGTTAAACGGCTCGTGTTCCGCATCGTCATATTCCCTCGTGTGGATGAACATAAAAAGTAAAACTATCTCAAAACGCCCGTCAAACTGCAATGGCCGTGCTTGCTCGGATCAACTGACTCGCCATACCGCGTACAGCGCCGCGGAAAATACCAGGAAACTCGGCGTGATCGCCATCACTATCGGATTGATGTCGTAAATCAAACCCATATGGCCGGCAATCCTGTCCATGATGTTGAAGCTCATGCCTATCAAGACTCCCATCATGATGCGTCCGCCGGTGCTGATGCCGCGGCCTATGCCGATTACGAACGGAACCGAGACCATCAGCATCACGAAGGTCACCAAGGGGTTGACCAGGCGGCTCCAGAATGCCATTTCATAGTTCTGCGATTTCTGGTTGTTGGTTTTCAAGAAGTCGATGTACATGTACAAATCATACAGCGACAGGTTGTCGGAATTGACGACCGCGACTTTGAGTAAATCGGATTCGATGGTCGACTGCCACTGTATCTCTGCCTGGGTATCGGCGTTAATCTGCCGCGGGCTTATCGTGGACCGCTGGACGTTGGTCAGCAGCCATTGTTGATCGCCAAGAAATTTACCGTGTTCTGCGTGGGTGACTTGGTTTAGCTTGTGCTGATCGTCAATTTCGTAGACCCGAATGTCGCCCAGCGAGCCGTCATCGAGAATCTGGCGCACGTTGATGTAACGGTTGCCTTCCCGTAACCACATGCCGTATTGCGAACGCATGACGATGCCTTTGTTTTGCGCGGTGGTTTTCAGCAGCTGGGCGGCGCGTTCACTGGGAGGAGCGACGAATTCACCGACGAACACCGCGACTAATACCAGCAACAAGCCTGCCAGCATGATGCTGCGGATGATCCAGCCGGTCGACAAGCCGGCGGCGCGCATGGCGACGATTTCCCGGTTGTTGGCCATGGCGCCGACGACGAACAGGCTGCCTAGCAATGCAGCCGAAGGCACCAGTTCGAAAAACACCCGCGGCGAGGTTAGCGCGAGATACAGCAAGATCTGCTTTAGCCCGTAATTGCCATGGCCGATGTCTTTCAGTTCATCGCTGAAGGTGAACAGATTGAACAAGGTTAACAAAAGCAGCAAGGCTAATAACGAGCCTTTGCCGACTTCCTTGATGATGTAAAGCGTCAGGACATTCACGGGTTTACCTTGCCGGTCAATTTGAGGACTATCCATTTCCAGCTGTACAAGCGCGCGAGCATGATCAAGCCCACGGTGAGCAATAAGGCTTCCACCCAGAAATAGCCAAGCCAGGTAGGGACCTTGCCGCTGATGACCCAGCTGTGGTTGACGCGCTGTAAGTTGGCGTATGCGAAATAGATGCCGAATGCAATCAACATGCTGCCGTAGACACCTCCGCGCGGGGCGGACTTGGCCAGCGGTACCGCCAAAAAGGCCAGCAGCAATGTACCCATCGGCGCGTTCAAGCGATCTTGCAGCAGCGCAATTTCCCGTGTATCGGCCGAGCCCCAAATTTGTTTGGTTGGCAGGCCTTCTGTGGGAGGTACGAACGCGATGGTCTTTTTCTCCACTAAAACCGCATATTCTTGAAAGGCTTCGAGGGTGTAATCCTTCTGGCCGGGTATGCCCTGTACCCGTTCGCCATGTTCAAGAATCAAATACAAACCGCCCGGCAAATATTCCAGGCGGCCATTTCGGGCATTCACAACCCCCAGTTTTTCGCCTTGTTTGTTTTGCACGAAAACGTGCTGCATCTTGCCGGACACATCGACGTTCTCGGTATAAAAAATCAATTCGCCGCCGCTGTATTCGCTGAAACGGCCGGCGGAAATGCCGCGAATATCGGCATTTTCCTTGTCTTGATGCATCAGTTTTTGCGTCTGGGCTTCCGCCCACGGCGTGGCGTACATGGACAAGCCGGCCGCGCAGGCGCTCAAGGGCAACACCAGCCAGAATACCGCGCGGTAGATGGTAAAAACGCCGCCGCCGGCCGATGAAATGGCCGCCATCTCCTGTTCCCGGTGCATACGACCCAATACCATCAAAATGGCCATGAACAGGGCCGCCGGTAAAAACGTGGTCGTGGCGATGACGATTCTAAGACCCAGCAAGGCCATGACGGTGTCGCCGGCGATATTGCCTTCGATGGCTTGCGCGAGGACCTTGATGAATTTACGGCTGACGATGATCACGACCAGTACCGTCAAGACCGAGACGACGGTTTTAAACAGATCCTTGATGATCATCTTGTCCAACACCGTCAACAGCCGAATCGGTCGGCCGGCGCCAGGTATTGCTCGATCAGTGTTCAATAAACTTCTCCACGGAATAAGGAAGTGGGCCGACAGGCGTGCGTCCAGCCTCATGATTATCGGTGCTGTCATGTATAATTCCGGCAAACATCCCCTTCGGGAAGACTTTTACTTACGACACAGACAGACACTGCCATGGACTATTCTATAGAAAGCGTAACCTTAGACAAACTGCAAAGCGATTGTGTTGTGGTCGGTATTTACGAAAAGCAACAACTTAGCCCCGCGGCGGCGGCTCTGGATGGGCTTTGTGGCGGGCTGATCGGCAAGCTGCTCGCTCGCGGCGACATCAACGGCAAGAATGCCGAAACCCTGTTGATCAACAATCTGCCGTTCGAAAACATTAACCGCATCGTGCTGGTCGGTTTTGGCGAACGCGGCAAACTGAACCGCAAGCAGTTCCGCAAAGCGCTGGCCGCGGCGACCAAGGTGCTGAAAGACGCCAAAGTCAAACAGGCCAGTTGCGCCTTGCTGGACGTAGAAGTCGCGGCAAGCGATGCGCAATGGCTGGCGCGGCAAATCGTCGAGGTCGTCAACGACGGTTTTTACCAATATACCGCTACCAAGCAGTGCGATGATAAGGTCGCGCTGCAAGCCCTGACCATCGTCTGCAATGACGCCAATCAAGCATTGGCCGAAGCCGGCTTGAGCCAAGGCCGCGCCATCGCTCAAGGCATGGCCTTGACCAAACAACTGGGCGACTTGCCGGGCAACATTTGCACCCCGACCTATTTGGCGGAACAGGCTCTGGCCTTGGCCGGCGAGCACGAAAAGCTGAGCTGCGAAATTTTGGAAGAAAGCGATATGGAAGCCCTGGGCATGGGTGCCTTCCTGTCGGTATCGCGCGGCAGCCGTCAGCCGGCCAAATTGATTTGCCTGCAATACGAAGGCAGCGATGCGCACGTCAAACCCATCGTGCTGGTCGGCAAGGGCCTGACCTTCGATGCCGGCGGCATTTCGCTGAAACCGGGCCAGGGCATGGACGAAATGAAATACGACATGTGCGGCGGCGCCAGCGTGCTGGGCATCTTGCGCGCGGCCAGCCTGATGAATCTGAAGCTGAATATCGTCGGCCTGATTCCGTCTTCGGAAAATCTGCCGGACGGCAACGCCAACAAGCCGGGCGACATTCTGACCAGCATGGCCGGGAAAACCATAGAGGTCTTGAACACCGACGCAGAGGGCCGTTTGATTCTGTGCGACACCTTGACCTATGCCAAAAAATACGACCCCGACGTCGTCATCGACATGGCGACGTTGACCGGCGCCTGCATCGTCGCCTTGGGCCGCGTGCCCAGCGGTTTGTTCGGCAATGACGACAAACTCTGCGACGACTTGGTCAAGGCCAGCGAAACCGCCTGCGATTGGGTTTGGCGCATGCCGATCTGGGAGGAATATCAGGAGCAACTGAAGTCCAACTTTGCCGACTTGGCCAACATCGGTGGGCCCGACGGCGGCAGCATTACCGCGGCGGTGTTTTTATCCAAATTCGCCGAGGATTATCGCTGGGCGCACATCGACATCGCTGGTACCGCCTGGCGCACCGGCGCCAACAAAGGCGCAACCGGGCGTCCCGTGGCTTTGTTGAGTCAATATCTGATCAACCGTGCCTCGGCCTGAAGTCGTTTTTTACGTTCTGGCGTCCAGCTCCCAAGCCGAGCGCCAGGATTTCGCCTGCAAACTGATCGAAAAAATCTACCGCGGCGGCCAGTCCTGTTATGTGCTGACCGAGCACGCGGCGCAGGCCGCCGAAGTCGACAAATTACTGTGGACCTTCCGCGCCGGCAGTTTCGTCCCGCATCAGGTTTACCAAGGCGTATTGCCGGCCTACAAAAACACCATCCTGATCGGCGGCAACGATATTCCCGTGGATTGGCAGAAAATCATCGTCAACCTGTCCACGAACTTCCCCCCAACCGACGCACCCACCGAGCGCATCGTCGAAATTCTGGATAACAGCGAAGAAAGCAAACGCGCCGGCCGCCAGCGCTACCGGCATTACCTGGATGCCGGCCTGGAAATCATTACCCATAAACAGGAAGCCACGGGTTGGGTGGAGTCGCGGGCGCGCAAGGAATAAATGGGCGTTGAGGGGAAAGGGTATAAGCGCCAACTTACGGAGAAAAGATGTACGCACTGCGTACCCT
Proteins encoded:
- a CDS encoding DUF502 domain-containing protein codes for the protein MKDNLKTVIDYVLIGVIGFLPIALVFQIVVYIERFLRDFVLLVHGRYENPLVTVALFAVAIGLLAYFGKLLKHDRAHLLYYLESFILRIPLIGSLYRVTRKLLNLFLTTEESQVRETVYVEYPKDGMWVPAYVTNRIGDCYILYVPTSPNPTSGFTVMVHKSKVISSNMDIEQVSSFVISVGVDYAKPDDIKALYPD
- a CDS encoding efflux RND transporter periplasmic adaptor subunit, coding for MSKKTLIIAVSLVFAVALVIYSRRPRLVEVEIHTLADGEVQATVANTRVGTVKACRRAYLAPATGGQVAALHVRESDKVKQGQLLLEVWNQDLKAQVELQKAQIEASRASAEQACYLAGGAEREAERLSRLQQNKQIVSVEQVDKSVTGSKSQRAACRAARLATEVAGAQLAVAEAAVRRTMVLAPFDGTVAEVNAELGEFVTPSPPGIPTLPPIDLLDVSCLTVSAPIDEVDAAAIRTGMKACVSLDAFADKRCSGVVTRIAPYVLEKEKQARTVEVEVTLKDPKDLAELLPGYSADIEVLLAQKDRALRLPAEAILENNRVLLIDDNNVLHEKTFQPGLANWNFTEVLAGLKAGDRVVLSVGKEGVVDGAQVSIKP
- a CDS encoding ABC transporter ATP-binding protein; translated protein: MIELNGIRRYFQVGEQTVHALNGVDLLVERGEYVSVMGPSGSGKSTLLNIIALLDQPSSGRYILNGNDVTRQSDDELARVRRDNIGFVFQFFHLIPRLTAAENIEMPMILAGIDSRQRKQKVREALLSVNLLDRSEHRPNQLSGGQLQRIAIARAMIMRPAILLADEPTGNLDSKAGLEIIELLEQLNQQGVTLMIITHDKAIGERAKRRIRIVDGAIVV
- the lptG gene encoding LPS export ABC transporter permease LptG, whose translation is MNVLTLYIIKEVGKGSLLALLLLLTLFNLFTFSDELKDIGHGNYGLKQILLYLALTSPRVFFELVPSAALLGSLFVVGAMANNREIVAMRAAGLSTGWIIRSIMLAGLLLVLVAVFVGEFVAPPSERAAQLLKTTAQNKGIVMRSQYGMWLREGNRYINVRQILDDGSLGDIRVYEIDDQHKLNQVTHAEHGKFLGDQQWLLTNVQRSTISPRQINADTQAEIQWQSTIESDLLKVAVVNSDNLSLYDLYMYIDFLKTNNQKSQNYEMAFWSRLVNPLVTFVMLMVSVPFVIGIGRGISTGGRIMMGVLIGMSFNIMDRIAGHMGLIYDINPIVMAITPSFLVFSAALYAVWRVS
- the lptF gene encoding LPS export ABC transporter permease LptF, whose amino-acid sequence is MIIKDLFKTVVSVLTVLVVIIVSRKFIKVLAQAIEGNIAGDTVMALLGLRIVIATTTFLPAALFMAILMVLGRMHREQEMAAISSAGGGVFTIYRAVFWLVLPLSACAAGLSMYATPWAEAQTQKLMHQDKENADIRGISAGRFSEYSGGELIFYTENVDVSGKMQHVFVQNKQGEKLGVVNARNGRLEYLPGGLYLILEHGERVQGIPGQKDYTLEAFQEYAVLVEKKTIAFVPPTEGLPTKQIWGSADTREIALLQDRLNAPMGTLLLAFLAVPLAKSAPRGGVYGSMLIAFGIYFAYANLQRVNHSWVISGKVPTWLGYFWVEALLLTVGLIMLARLYSWKWIVLKLTGKVNP
- a CDS encoding leucyl aminopeptidase; amino-acid sequence: MDYSIESVTLDKLQSDCVVVGIYEKQQLSPAAAALDGLCGGLIGKLLARGDINGKNAETLLINNLPFENINRIVLVGFGERGKLNRKQFRKALAAATKVLKDAKVKQASCALLDVEVAASDAQWLARQIVEVVNDGFYQYTATKQCDDKVALQALTIVCNDANQALAEAGLSQGRAIAQGMALTKQLGDLPGNICTPTYLAEQALALAGEHEKLSCEILEESDMEALGMGAFLSVSRGSRQPAKLICLQYEGSDAHVKPIVLVGKGLTFDAGGISLKPGQGMDEMKYDMCGGASVLGILRAASLMNLKLNIVGLIPSSENLPDGNANKPGDILTSMAGKTIEVLNTDAEGRLILCDTLTYAKKYDPDVVIDMATLTGACIVALGRVPSGLFGNDDKLCDDLVKASETACDWVWRMPIWEEYQEQLKSNFADLANIGGPDGGSITAAVFLSKFAEDYRWAHIDIAGTAWRTGANKGATGRPVALLSQYLINRASA
- a CDS encoding DNA polymerase III subunit chi; amino-acid sequence: MPRPEVVFYVLASSSQAERQDFACKLIEKIYRGGQSCYVLTEHAAQAAEVDKLLWTFRAGSFVPHQVYQGVLPAYKNTILIGGNDIPVDWQKIIVNLSTNFPPTDAPTERIVEILDNSEESKRAGRQRYRHYLDAGLEIITHKQEATGWVESRARKE